The sequence below is a genomic window from candidate division WOR-3 bacterium.
CGATTCTAATAAGGCGTCGACTCTTTTCGTGCCACAACCTCTGTTGTCCGCATTGGTATTGCGGGTTTTCGATCTCTTCACGTTCTGTGCTTTCTTATTCTGAGTCATGGTTTTTTGCACAAATTCGGAATTGACATATGAAATGAGTTATTGCGATATCGTATTCAAATCCGCCGTGTTTTTTAGGACAATACCCATACGATATGAAACAACTGTACTTTGACAAAACTACCACAGGATTTACGCACCTCATGTTATTACCTCCTGTATTCTATGTTTTAGTACTGGGTTCTCAATTACTTGTATATTCTACGTCAATTGTATACATAGTATTATATCTGTCAATATCCAAAAAAAGGGCTTGATTCCTGTATGCTTTCGATCGGCCCCCGCACCCGCAAGCGGCTACGGGGGCTTTGACCGGGCATCGGATGATGCGTTACCTTACCAGAAGTAATTTTTGCGATTCAGTATGACTGCCTGCTGATAAACTCACAAAATAAACACCGCTGCCTAACTGACGATCAGCCTGGTCCGTACCGTCCCACTTCACTGATGACTGGTAACCGATAACAGATAACCGCCCAAAATCCCTGACCAATCTACCACTTGCATCGTATATCCGCAGGGTCATATCTACTTCACTGTTTGTCATTCTGTCATCAATTATCTGATATCTGATATCGATTTGGCGTGTGAAGGGGTTCGGGTTGACCTGCAGGTAAATAGTTGTGACTGGTGTGATTTGATTCTCCACGATACCGTATTCTAGCGCATATTCGAAGAGGTAATACATTATTGCTCCAGCGCCATATAGAGATTCGCCATTAGTCAACACTATTACTGCCGAATTCTCCGCTGGGCAGAAAGCGATCGTCGTGGCGACTCCATAGTCATTGCCGTAGTGTCGCCATATCCACCTCATTCCCAAAAGATGCTCGTAGAACCAGATCAGTCCTATTCCCAGGCTGGTACTTATTTCGTACTGTACGGTGGTCATGAGTTCGACCGTCGTACTGTCCAGGAT
It includes:
- a CDS encoding serine hydrolase, producing the protein MTLYNSLYTFGEDSPIPLDTFLYNYLTPSGIYYDSAANFINTPPGSVHDYSNVGAALIGYLVEVIEDSFPVHCQDSIFHPIEMNETGWFLANLDTSNIAMPYHWNGTYYSPIGHYGFPTYPDGQLRTSLAQLVRYLTAFRQYGHLEGDTILDSTTVELMTTVQYEISTSLGIGLIWFYEHLLGMRWIWRHYGNDYGVATTIAFCPAENSAVIVLTNGESLYGAGAIMYYLFEYALEYGIVENQITPVTTIYLQVNPNPFTRQIDIRYQIIDDRMTNSEVDMTLRIYDASGRLVRDFGRLSVIGYQSSVKWDGTDQADRQLGSGVYFVSLSAGSHTESQKLLLVR